The window CCGCCAGGGCTCATCAGTTGCGTCCTCTGAGCTTTTATAGCCAATTTCGGTAAAAATAACCGGTTTGTCTATCTCTTTTTGCCAGGCCTCGATCATCTCCAGCCAGTCTTTCCAGACTTCCATTAACTGTTCTTTAGTCGGATGAGAAGAGCTAACCAAGGGAAAATAAGGATCGACTCCGGCGTAATCCAATTCATTCCAGAACTCAATGTTATCAAATTCCTGATACCAATTTGCCGCATAAGTCAGTTGTCCGTTATATACTTCTTTTACTTTTTTTATCAAGCTCCTCCAAAAATCAGGTTGGCTGAGAGTAGCATTGGTGAGCTCTGTTCCAATACAGAATAATTCAACATTCTCCTGTTCGGCCAAACGGGCATAATAAAGAACAAAATCGGCGTAGCTGCTAAACCAAGCCTGCCAGTCAGCAGTATTGGTAAATCCAATATCTCCCCGCCATTTACCTTCTGATTTGATGAGATCGAGATGGGGCTTGAGCATTACCTTAAGACCTAAACCATGGAGTTTTCTGACCGCAAAGAGCAAACTTTCATCAGAAGAAGTCTTCTCATTTAAAGAATATACTTTTGTGGAATCTGCCCGGTCCTGATACCAGGTGGTAACTAAAGCAACCCAATCTACCCCTAAAGAAACTAACTGTTCCATTGACTTAATTGAATCGGCATTACGGTGCCCTTCCTTTGTCCATGCAACATAGGTCATTCCCTTCTGGAATTCAGGCCCCTGCGGTACAACTAATAATCCGGTTGACTTTTTAAAAATGACAACACCTGTTATACTCAAAGCAACAATAACTACTACTCCGATAAAAAGATAAAAAAGATCCCTTTTCTGCACGTTATCTCCTTTTTTGTTCTAGCTGTCTATTTATTTCCCGGACAGCCCGGGTAAGCTCTTCCCGAGCATCTGCCCCCTGCAAAACTACCTTCTGGATTGCCTGTTCGATAAACCGTGTACTCTCATCCCAGCCAAGGACTGAAGGCGGGCCTTTTCCATCTTCTGCCTGTAATTTTAATACCTGTTTAAACTCCGATTCCATCGGCAGTATGTTCCAGCCAGTTTTATTGGAAGGTAAATAAGAATCCTGAGATTCCCGCGCTGCCTGGTATAACTCCCTCTGTATCCGGGAAGAGAACAAAAACTTGATAAATTCCCAGGCCAGCTGTTTATTTTTCGATGCATTGAAAATCCCCATTACCCGGCCGCCAAGAAAAGCAGTACGGGCGCCTGCCGGTCCAGCCGGTAGTAACGCAATCGACCACTTTCCTTTAATTTCCGGCGCGCAAAGCCTGAGACTATCGATCTTCCAATTTCCTGAAATTACCAAGGGAAAATCTCCGATACGCATTCCCTGCTCTACGGGAATCCGGGTCCTGGGAACCCCTAATTTAGTATAAAAACTGCTAAAAAACCTTAAAGCTTCAACCGCTTCTTCTGAATCCAGGGTTGACCTTGTGCCTTCCTGATTATAAAAATCTCCTCCTGCCTGCCAAAGATAGGGAGCAAGGCCA of the Candidatus Omnitrophota bacterium genome contains:
- a CDS encoding extracellular solute-binding protein, which gives rise to MRKIWILILGFCFLLVGCGQKQPLPDKQQLVKEPRELVMWLVGSESQAQEIQRIGDEFFKSRNVVFRCQAISWGDAHTKYLTCIAGNVVPDIGTMGLTWGTEFGQLGAMVNLTEEFPEDLEQIRKNTFHGLWDSIDYKGKVYGIPFDISLQIMFYRNDIILEPPTTWLELEDLLNKLKAQGKGMIFDWGSMSWIGLAPYLWQAGGDFYNQEGTRSTLDSEEAVEALRFFSSFYTKLGVPRTRIPVEQGMRIGDFPLVISGNWKIDSLRLCAPEIKGKWSIALLPAGPAGARTAFLGGRVMGIFNASKNKQLAWEFIKFLFSSRIQRELYQAARESQDSYLPSNKTGWNILPMESEFKQVLKLQAEDGKGPPSVLGWDESTRFIEQAIQKVVLQGADAREELTRAVREINRQLEQKRR